The sequence CATCGACCAGGCATTGATCGAACTTGACGGTACAGAAAACAAAGGCAAGCTAGGCGCTAATGCAATCCTTGGCGTGTCAATGGCTGTTGCACATGCTGCTGCAGACTATCTTGACCTTCCTTTATATCAGTACCTTGGCGGATTCAACTCCAAGCAGCTTCCAGTTCCAATGATGAACATCGTTAACGGCGGCGAGCACGCTGACAACAACGTAGACATCCAGGAATTCATGGTAATGCCTGTTGGTGCTGAAAACTTCCGTGAAGCACTTCGTATGGGTGCTGAAATCTTCCACAGCCTGAAGTCTGTTCTTAAGGAAAAAGGCCTGAACACAGCTGTAGGTGACGAAGGCGGATTCGCTCCAAACCTTGGTTCAAACGAAGAAGCTCTTCAAACAATCGTAACGGCAATCGAAAAAGCTGGCTACAAGCCAGGCGAGCAAGTAATGCTTGCTATGGATGCTGCATCTTCTGAGTTCTACAACAAAGAAGACGGCAAATACCACTTATCTGGAGAAGGTGTTGTGAAAACTTCTGCAGAAATGGTTGACTGGTATGAAGAAATGGCTTCTAAATACCCAATCATCTCAATCGAAGATGGTTTGGATGAAAACGACTGGGAAGGCCACAAGCTATTGACTGAGCGCCTTGGCGGAAAAGTTCAGCTTGTTG comes from Mesobacillus jeotgali and encodes:
- the eno gene encoding phosphopyruvate hydratase → MPFITDVYAREVLDSRGNPTVEVEVFTESGAFGRALVPSGASTGEYEAVELRDGDKGRYLGKGVLKAVENVNEIIAPFLVGEEFNVLDQIGIDQALIELDGTENKGKLGANAILGVSMAVAHAAADYLDLPLYQYLGGFNSKQLPVPMMNIVNGGEHADNNVDIQEFMVMPVGAENFREALRMGAEIFHSLKSVLKEKGLNTAVGDEGGFAPNLGSNEEALQTIVTAIEKAGYKPGEQVMLAMDAASSEFYNKEDGKYHLSGEGVVKTSAEMVDWYEEMASKYPIISIEDGLDENDWEGHKLLTERLGGKVQLVGDDLFVTNTKKLAQGIEQGVGNSILIKVNQIGTLTETFDAIEMAKRAGYTAVISHRSGETEDSTIADIAVATNAGQIKTGAPSRTDRVAKYNQLLRIEDQLGETARFNGIKSFYNLKK